The DNA region CCCTCAGTGTAGTCAAACACAGGAGCGGTCTGTCTCTTTGCCTTGGATGGTGGTGCTGAGACAGTGAAGTCCCCCCCGTTTGAATGGggcttttgttgtttttagcagGAATGCTGGTTTGGTGGGCTGCTCTTTGTCACAGTccccctctgttttttttttttttacaccctTAGTGTTCCTGCAACAGAGCACGGCTCACTCCGTGCTGAGGAGGTTGCGGCGGGCCAACTACCTCCTGGAGGAGGTGAAGCAGGGGAACATTCAGAGGGAGTGCCGAGAGGAGGTGTGCAGCTATGAGGAGGCACGCGAGGCCTTTGAGAACGACGAGAAAACGGTGAGTAAGACTTAGCGGCACAGAAGCGTAGTGGACATGTCCATTCAGAGCTGTGCAAAAACAGCGGGAGGGAATGTGCTGTCTGGCTTGAGGAATTTCCTGGCACCAGAAATGGCTTGTTATCAAGAGGAAGTGCAACTCACTCCCTGTGAATTCTCCATAGAGAAAACAAGAGCTAGTTGCCGGAAATGGCTAAAACCACAGTGTCTGGGGCTGACGGCAGTGGGCATTGTTTGCGATATCACTTGGGTCAGCGATATCAAGCGCATTTGCATCAGTACATTTGatcttttttttgtataaaCATGGTATTGCGCATCTGTGACATGTGTTGAGTGCTCATGGGTGTTGCCCTGTTGTTTTGCCGGGTCAACAGAGGCGGTTCTGGGAGGAGTATGTGCGCGAGAACAACCCCAACAAGGGGCTGGAGTCGATGGTGGGCAGCGCCCAGTCGCTGTACCTCAtcctgccgctgctgctggtgctgctgctcatCATGGCCGTGACCATCACCGTGTGGCGCTGCCACTCGCGCAAGCGCTCGCAGCGGAGTCCGTCCGCTGGACGCTCGCACCGCGAGCCCACGCTCTCTGTGGTGTCCATGGACCAGTGGGGGCCGGAGTTCCACTCGGACATGAGCCCGCGCTCCGAGATGAGCGCACGCAGCTACCAGGCCGGGTCCGGACGCACAACCGCCGGGGATCCGCCGCCCTCCTACGACGAGGCGGTGGGCCAAGCCGACGTGCACATCGAGACGGAGCCGCCGCCGCAGTATGATGACATCGTGAACAACAGCTCGTCCAGCGTGATCATTGGACAGGGGAAGTAGGAGCAGCAACATCACCATCACAGCGTCTGTCATAACCAGAGCTTCCTTCACCAACCAccagccaccaccaccccccccccccccccctcttcatTAGAACTCCATTCATTAGaactccatccatccatttccCTCATACACTTAACCACTCTTGTCAAACGCTTCCACGCCTGGAGACAGCCAGTGGGGAGCTGTTGGCTCAAATGTGGGGGCAGGAATCATTACATGGTTTGCTGAGTGTAAAATTTAAATGGAAATTAACGATGCATCCCAAGAAGGCGGAGCTCAAACTACAAGTGTCCAACAAACAACATGGTGCCGTGGTGCTGCTGTGAGATTGAGGGGTAGGCTATAAATGCAAAGTCTGGCTGCTGCATTGATAGATTTGTCGGGACCCGATTTTGTTGCCATAATGCCACCCATAATTTCAACCAAGGGTTTTCTCCAAGCGTGCTACAAATTGACACCATCATTATGTGTGATCGTTGCAGTCCAGCGTAACAGAGGAGATTCAGTCAGGGAAGTGCAGTAATGGACTTTGTTCTTATGTCTGACTGGTTTGACCATTCCTGAGATTTGAAATCAGCAGTCTGTGGGTGGTTGAGTGAGTAATTACACTAATCTCTGAAGCACTAACAAAACCAGATGGCACTGCACGCCTGGAGTGTGCCTTGCTAGTGCCGATGAACCTAACCAACAATATCAGTGAAGACACTGATTTAGAAGTCACTTtttacccgtgtgtgtgtgtgtgtgtttacttacctacttgcttgtgtgcatgcatgtgtgctttgaaaagcaTAATAGGAATTGATCACCTTGACTTCAGACAGCTTGGtggtcaaacaaaaacaaatgtttgaTTGTACATTTACCATCCATCTTTTCTAAAACTAAGAGAAACTAAACAAATAGTTTGTGTGAGTAGGTGGAGGGAATTGTGCAACTAAATCTAGAAATAGATTGGAATAAATCTAGAAAGAGACTGGAATTTATCCTGCTTTGCACTGATTGTCTTCAAGAGCTCTTTGAAGCAAGCGAGAGCtctaacggctcccacacacagttgcgtgcgttgcagtgctggagacgcatcccgttcactttacatgggcttacgtcatccgttaCCGAACTGAATTGTTGGTCggttgcgttgcgttgctccTGTCGCTCGC from Alosa alosa isolate M-15738 ecotype Scorff River chromosome 9, AALO_Geno_1.1, whole genome shotgun sequence includes:
- the prrg1 gene encoding transmembrane gamma-carboxyglutamic acid protein 1, yielding MGTVFLQQSTAHSVLRRLRRANYLLEEVKQGNIQRECREEVCSYEEAREAFENDEKTRRFWEEYVRENNPNKGLESMVGSAQSLYLILPLLLVLLLIMAVTITVWRCHSRKRSQRSPSAGRSHREPTLSVVSMDQWGPEFHSDMSPRSEMSARSYQAGSGRTTAGDPPPSYDEAVGQADVHIETEPPPQYDDIVNNSSSSVIIGQGK